From Channa argus isolate prfri chromosome 18, Channa argus male v1.0, whole genome shotgun sequence, the proteins below share one genomic window:
- the sftpba gene encoding prosaposin isoform X2 — protein sequence MALIKFALLLSIVLQGCALTSTSDGLLSAPDVLRETHTVCEDCTQTFEFLADLFSDRDLQKKVMNAIESLCDHLPAPASKVCKDEVEKMLPLAISFITGVVKPAQVCKLLLLCGSCDEQQRILHYFFNEAFQAAVTNENILEALLPKEMIENAVIKQLQKFCNILPFIYQDQCEAIIKKYSKMVLEAIQTYTKPQTICTLIGLCQREESAIQDPCTLTTHRCRDIKTAVKCGTLFYCQKSCWKPLNYNTL from the exons ATGGCCTTGATCAAGTTTGCACTTCTTCTCTCCATTGTTCTCCAAGGCTGTG CTCTGACTTCAACGTCAGATGGGTTGCTGAGTGCACCAGATGTTCTGAGAGAA ACCCACACTGTCTGTGAGGACTGCACCCAAACATTTGAATTCCTTGCTGACCTGTTTTCTGATAGAGATCTCCAG AAAAAGGTCATGAATGCCATTGAAAGTCTGTGTGATCACCTTCCTGCACCAGCCAGTAAAGTCTGTAAAGATGAGGTGGAGAAGATGCTTCCACTGGCCATAAGCTTCATTACTGGTGTTGTA AAACCAGCACAGGTCTGCAAACTCCTTCTGCTCTGTGGTTCCTGTGACGAGCAGCAGAGGATTCTCCACTATTTTTTCAATGAGGCCTTTCAGGCTGCTgtgacaaatgaaaat ATTTTGGAAGCTTTGCTGCCTAAAGAAATGATTGAG AATGCGGTGATAAAGCAGCTGCAGaagttttgtaacattttgccATTCATCTACCAAGATCAATGTGAGGCTATCATTAAAAAGTATAGTAAGATGGTGCTGGAAGCTATTCAGACGtacaccaaacctcagaccatcTGCACTCTCATTGGCCTGTGCCAAAGGGAGGAAAGTGCCATTCAAG ACCCATGCACCTTGACAACACACAGGTGCAGAGACATCAAGACTGCTGTCAAGTGTGGA ACTCTGTTCTACTGTCAGAAATCTTGCTGGAAGCCTCTGAACTACAACA
- the sftpba gene encoding prosaposin isoform X3, with protein sequence MALIKFALLLSIVLQGCALTSTSDGLLSAPDVLRETHTVCEDCTQTFEFLADLFSDRDLQKKVMNAIESLCDHLPAPASKVCKDEVEKMLPLAISFITGVVKPAQVCKLLLLCGSCDEQQRILHYFFNEAFQAAVTNENCPTCLYIFKILEALLPKEMIENAVIKQLQKFCNILPFIYQDQCEAIIKKYSKMVLEAIQTYTKPQTICTLIGLCQREESAIQGAETSRLLSSVELCSTVRNLAGSL encoded by the exons ATGGCCTTGATCAAGTTTGCACTTCTTCTCTCCATTGTTCTCCAAGGCTGTG CTCTGACTTCAACGTCAGATGGGTTGCTGAGTGCACCAGATGTTCTGAGAGAA ACCCACACTGTCTGTGAGGACTGCACCCAAACATTTGAATTCCTTGCTGACCTGTTTTCTGATAGAGATCTCCAG AAAAAGGTCATGAATGCCATTGAAAGTCTGTGTGATCACCTTCCTGCACCAGCCAGTAAAGTCTGTAAAGATGAGGTGGAGAAGATGCTTCCACTGGCCATAAGCTTCATTACTGGTGTTGTA AAACCAGCACAGGTCTGCAAACTCCTTCTGCTCTGTGGTTCCTGTGACGAGCAGCAGAGGATTCTCCACTATTTTTTCAATGAGGCCTTTCAGGCTGCTgtgacaaatgaaaat TGCCCCACCTGCCTTTATATTTTCAAGATTTTGGAAGCTTTGCTGCCTAAAGAAATGATTGAG AATGCGGTGATAAAGCAGCTGCAGaagttttgtaacattttgccATTCATCTACCAAGATCAATGTGAGGCTATCATTAAAAAGTATAGTAAGATGGTGCTGGAAGCTATTCAGACGtacaccaaacctcagaccatcTGCACTCTCATTGGCCTGTGCCAAAGGGAGGAAAGTGCCATTCAAG GTGCAGAGACATCAAGACTGCTGTCAAGTGTGGA ACTCTGTTCTACTGTCAGAAATCTTGCTGGAAGCCTCTGA
- the snx24 gene encoding sorting nexin-24 produces the protein MHPVRVCIPSFRSENNSAEKGYTVFKIDVVVNGRQHTVEKRYREFHALHKMMKKMIKPPEIPSKHVRNWVPKVLEQRRQGLELYLQTIIMENEVLPKIFLDFLNIRHFPSVPKTESCGSFDTESEESTKLSHQPVMLFLRDPYLLPSAHDEFSNVVIEGVIHGVFCPDLQPR, from the exons ATGCATCCGGTGAGAGTGTGCATCCCGTCGTTTCGTTCAGAAAACAACTCGGCTGAGAAAGGATACACG gtATTTAAAATTGATGTGGTGGTGAATGGCAGACAACACACTGTAGAGAAGCGCTACAGAGAATTCCATGCTTTGCATAAAATG ATGAAAAAGATGATAAAGCCTCCTGAGATCCCTTCAAAACATGTTAGGAACTGGGTTCCCAAAGTCCTAGAGCAGAGGAGGCAAGGTCTGGAGCTCTACTTGCAG aCTATAATTATGGAAAATGAGGTTCTTCCAAAGATATTCCTGGATTTCCTGAATATCCGCCATTTTCCTTCAGTGCCAAAAACAGAAAGCTGTGG gTCCTTTGATACAGAATCGGAGGAATCAAC TAAACTTTCACATCAGCCGGTCATGCTCTTTCTGAGAGACCCCTACCTGCTGCCATCAGCACACG ATGAATTTTCTAATGTTGTGATTGAAGGTGTGATACATGGAGTTTTCTGCCCCGATCTGCAACCAAGGTAG
- the loxa gene encoding protein-lysine 6-oxidase, protein MMALRILGTPFYAYACVFLFVFILQAAQSQTNPGTQQRHNPRAALRQTLQWSHNGKVFSILSQGSEYQPPRRRGASQEQVQARPVTIIRDGNVRHPDTQSQPASNPQSPGAFPPPLQRLVRGQQHHQGRPDERTGTQRSNRVNETQERVAVDPSLPRTDDVMVGDDPYDPYKSTDSDNPYYNYYDVYERPSPRSRPGYGTRYHQYGLPDLVPDPYYIQASAYAQRVPMYNLRCAAEENCLSSSAYRSSIRDYDTRMLLRFPQRVKNQGTADFLPNRPRYSWEWHSCHQHYHSMDEFSHYDLLDATTHRSVAEGHKASFCLEDTSCDYGYYRRYACTAHTQGLSPGCYDTYNADIDCQWIDITDVKPGNYILKISVNPYYQVPESDYSNNNVRCEVQYTGNYAYVSGCHMSTY, encoded by the exons ATGATGGCATTACGCATACTTGGCACGCCATTTTACGCGTATGCGTGcgtctttttatttgtttttatcctgCAAGCTGCCCAGTCTCAGACAAACCCGGGGACACAACAACGACATAACCCAAGAGCGGCTCTCCGCCAGACTCTACAGTGGTCACACAACGGCAAggtttttagcattttaagtCAGGGCTCGGAATATCAGCCACCGAGGCGGAGAGGTGCATCTCAGGAGCAAGTGCAGGCGCGACCTGTCACCATCATCCGCGATGGGAACGTGAGACATCCGGACACCCAGAGTCAGCCGGCATCCAACCCGCAGAGCCCTGGCGCATTCCCGCCTCCACTTCAGCGGCTCGTAAGAGGGCAGCAGCATCACCAAGGCCGACCCGATGAGCGCACGGGAACGCAGAGGAGCAACAGAGTCAACGAGACCCAGGAGAGGGTCGCCGTCGATCCGTCTCTGCCAAGGACAGATGACGTGATGGTAGGCGACGATCCCTATGACCCCTACAAGTCCACTGATAGTGATAACCCATACTACAATTATTATGACGTATACGAGAGACCCAGTCCTAGATCGAGACCCGGATATGGCACAAGGTATCATCAGTACG GTCTTCCTGACCTAGTACCAGACCCATACTACATTCAAGCCTCTGCTTATGCCCAGAGAGTCCCCATGTACAACCTCAGATGTGCAGCTGAGGAAAACTGTTTGTCAAG CTCAGCCTACAGATCCAGTATTAGAGACTATGACACACGTATGCTGCTAAGGTTCCCTCAGCGAGTCAAGAACCAGGGGACAGCCGACTTCCTCCCCAACAGGCCACGTTACTCCTGGGAGTGGCACAGCTGTCACCA GCACTACCACAGTATGGATGAGTTCAGCCACTATGACCTGCTGGATGCCACCACTCATCGTTCCGTGGCTGAGGGCCACAAGGCCAGCTTCTGCTTGGAGGACACTTCCTGTGACTATGGATATTACAGACGCTATGCCTGCACTGCACATACCCAG GGCCTGAGCCCAGGATGTTATGATACCTACAACGCAGACATCGACTGCCAGTGGATTGACATCACAGATGTGAAACCTGGAAACTATATTCTCaag ATCAGTGTAAATCCATACTACCAGGTCCCAGAATCAGActacagcaacaacaatgtGCGTTGTGAGGTTCAGTATACTGGCAACTACGCCTACGTGTCAGGTTGTCACATGTCAAC ATATTAA
- the mpx gene encoding eosinophil peroxidase, giving the protein MLFPVLLVLGICLLPAHSNPTAFGSPLLQQCFEDAKNIVDDAYKYSREESLRRVRRDVVRPHDALRLLKQPRGDTRSAVRSADYMAQTLRLLQERVHHVHKRSLNATDLLTDGDLIKLAEITGCAAQVRPPQCGTTPNVNKYRTITSVCNNLKNPRLGASNTAFTRWLPSEYDDGISQPKGWNRNRRFNNFLLPLVRQVSNNILSTTDAGVISDRNYTLMITFFGQWNDHDLTFTPFSPSIRSFSDGLNCDESCKQTEPCTPIPIPPGDPRFPSGPDSCIPAFRSAPACGTGYSAYNFGGEANKREQINALTAFLDLSQVYGSEEKLARSLRDLKSDGGLMLVNSEFRDNGRELLPFHPLQVRMCATRKNVTNDTNAKEVPCFIAGDTRVDENIALTSMHTLFVREHNRLARELKRINPQWDSETLYQEARKIMGAYTQLFVFRDYLPHIVGEDAMRRQLGRYPGYDPNVNPSISNVFATAAYRFAHLAIQPFVPRLDQNYRENPQFPSVPLFKAFFTPWRIVFEGGIDPVVRGLIGRPAKLNTQDHMMVDAIRERLFQFVQHMALDLGSLNMQRSRDHGLAGYNAWRRFCGLSQPRNLAELTQVLNNGDLARKLLDLYGTPDNIDVWLGGVAEPFTKGGRVGPLLACLIAVQFQRIRQGDRFWYEKADVFTARQRTALSSATLSKIICDNTGITSVPTNAFNIVSSTNRLVNCRNLRRLDLSAWRERPGTENSGLDETLSNQIRGTEDFNQLDPQGHQGPETNEI; this is encoded by the exons ATGCTTTTCCCTGTCCTTCTTGTGCTTGGCATCTGCCTGTTGCCCGCTCACTCCAACCCAACAG CTTTTGGCAGTCCTCTCCTTCAACAGTGTTTTGAGGATGCAAAGAACATTGTGGACGATGCATACAAGTACTCGAGAGAAGA GAGTTTGAGGCGAGTCCGCAGGGACGTGGTGCGTCCTCACGATGCTCTTCGTCTCCTGAAGCAGCCTCGCGGTGACACACGCTCAGCTGTGAGATCTGCAGATTACATGGCACAAACTCTTCGTCTGCTGCAGGAGAGGGTGCATCATGTGCACAAACGCTCACTCAATGCAACAG atttactCACTGATGGGGACCTGATAAAACTGGCTGAGATAACTGGATGTGCAGCTCAAGTTCGTCCTCCTCAATGTGGCACTACACCCAATGTTAACAAATATCGTACAATCACCAGCGTGTGCAACAACCT AAAAAATCCTCGCCTTGGAGCCTCCAACACTGCCTTTACACGTTGGCTGCCTTCAGAATATGATGATGGCATCTCTCAACCAAAAGGCTGGAACAGAAACCGAAGATTCAACAACTTCCTCCTCCCACTG GTGCGACAGGTGTCCAACAACATCTTGAGCACAACAGATGCAGGTGTCATCAGTGACAGAAACTACACTCTCATGATAACCTTCTTCGGCCAGTGGAATGACCACGATCTCACCTTCACACCGTTCTCGCCCAGTATCCGCTCTTTTAGCGATGGGTTGAACTGTGACGAGAGCTGTAAGCAGACGGAGCCCTGCACACCCATCCCA ATTCCTCCTGGTGACCCCCGCTTCCCCTCCGGTCCAGACAGCTGTATCCCTGCTTTCAGATCCGCTCCTGCATGTGGAACAGGTTACTCAGCCTACAACTTTGGCGGAGAGGCCAACAAGAGAGAGCAGATAAATGCACTGACAGCCTTCCTGGATCTCAGTCAGGTGTACGGCTCTGAAGAGAAGCTCGCCCGCTCTCTCCGTGACCTCAAAAGTGATGGTGGCCTCATGCTTGTAAACTCAGAGTTCAGAGACAACGGCCGTGAGCTGCTGCCCTTCCACCCTCTCCAGGTTCGAATGTGTGCCACTCGTAAAAATGTCACCAATGACACGAATGCAAAGGAGGTGCCCTGTTTCATTGCAG GTGATACCCGTGTGGATGAGAACATCGCTCTGACATCCATGCACACACTGTTTGTGCGTGAACATAACCGTCTGGCTCGTGAACTGAAGAGAATAAACCCACAATGGGACAGTGAGACACTATACCAAGAGGCCCGCAAGATCATGGGTGCTTACACACAG TTGTTTGTCTTCAGGGACTATTTGCCACACATTGTGGGTGAAGACGCAATGCGCAGACAGCTTGGCCGTTACCCTGGTTATGATCCCAATGTCAACCCCAGCATCTCCAATGTTTTTGCAACAGCAGCTTACCGCTTCGCCCACTTGGCCATCCAACCATTTGTGCCCCGTCTGGATCAAAATTACAGGGAAAATCCTCAGTTCCCCAGTGTCCCCTTGTTCAAGGCCTTCTTCACCCCCTGGAGAATCGTCTTTGAGG GTGGCATTGACCCCGTGGTGCGTGGTTTGATTGGTCGTCCTGCTAAACTGAACACTCAGGATCACATGATGGTGGATGCTATTAGAGAGAGGCTGTTCCAGTTTGTGCAGCACATGGCTTTGGACCTGGGCTCTCTCAACATGCAGAGGTCACGTGACCATGGCTTAGCTG GCTACAATGCCTGGCGTAGGTTCTGTGGTCTGTCTCAGCCCAGGAACCTGGCAGAGCTCACCCAAGTTCTTAACAATGGCGACCTGGCCCGTAAACTGCTGGACCTCTACGGTACACCTGACAACATTGATGTGTGGCTGGGAGGTGTGGCGGAGCCATTTACCAAGGGCGGTCGTGTGGGGCCCCTGTTGGCCTGCCTCATTGCAGTCCAGTTCCAGAGGATCCGTCAGGGTGACAG ATTTTGGTATGAGAAAGCAGACGTCTTCACTGCTAGACAGAGAACCGCTCTGTCCTCTGCCACTTTGTCCAAGATAATCTGTGATAACACTGGCATCACATCTGTCCCAACTAATGCCTTCAACATCGTCTCAAGCACAAATCGGCTCGTCAACTGCAGGAACCTCCGACGGCTGGACCTGTCAGCCTGGAGGGAGAGACCCGGGACTGAGAACTCAG GCCTGGATGAGACCCTTTCAAATCAGATCAGAGGAACAGAG gaTTTCAACCAACTGGACCCCCAGGGCCACCAGGGCCCAGAGACCAATGAG aTCTAA
- the sftpba gene encoding prosaposin isoform X1, with translation MALIKFALLLSIVLQGCALTSTSDGLLSAPDVLRETHTVCEDCTQTFEFLADLFSDRDLQKKVMNAIESLCDHLPAPASKVCKDEVEKMLPLAISFITGVVKPAQVCKLLLLCGSCDEQQRILHYFFNEAFQAAVTNENCPTCLYIFKILEALLPKEMIENAVIKQLQKFCNILPFIYQDQCEAIIKKYSKMVLEAIQTYTKPQTICTLIGLCQREESAIQDPCTLTTHRCRDIKTAVKCGTLFYCQKSCWKPLNYNTL, from the exons ATGGCCTTGATCAAGTTTGCACTTCTTCTCTCCATTGTTCTCCAAGGCTGTG CTCTGACTTCAACGTCAGATGGGTTGCTGAGTGCACCAGATGTTCTGAGAGAA ACCCACACTGTCTGTGAGGACTGCACCCAAACATTTGAATTCCTTGCTGACCTGTTTTCTGATAGAGATCTCCAG AAAAAGGTCATGAATGCCATTGAAAGTCTGTGTGATCACCTTCCTGCACCAGCCAGTAAAGTCTGTAAAGATGAGGTGGAGAAGATGCTTCCACTGGCCATAAGCTTCATTACTGGTGTTGTA AAACCAGCACAGGTCTGCAAACTCCTTCTGCTCTGTGGTTCCTGTGACGAGCAGCAGAGGATTCTCCACTATTTTTTCAATGAGGCCTTTCAGGCTGCTgtgacaaatgaaaat TGCCCCACCTGCCTTTATATTTTCAAGATTTTGGAAGCTTTGCTGCCTAAAGAAATGATTGAG AATGCGGTGATAAAGCAGCTGCAGaagttttgtaacattttgccATTCATCTACCAAGATCAATGTGAGGCTATCATTAAAAAGTATAGTAAGATGGTGCTGGAAGCTATTCAGACGtacaccaaacctcagaccatcTGCACTCTCATTGGCCTGTGCCAAAGGGAGGAAAGTGCCATTCAAG ACCCATGCACCTTGACAACACACAGGTGCAGAGACATCAAGACTGCTGTCAAGTGTGGA ACTCTGTTCTACTGTCAGAAATCTTGCTGGAAGCCTCTGAACTACAACA
- the LOC137104004 gene encoding prosaposin-like encodes MALVKFALLLAIGLQGCALTSTLNTNDLLSVPDALRVTHNGDVCQDCTKIFELLADLISNADFQKKVMNGIEILCNHIPGPAGKICKDEVEKMFPLAITFITGVVKPAEVCKILGLCGSCDEQERMLQYFVNKALQAAVTNENVQPTSQCSFCIFLVKALEDLLPIERTESAVTKLLEEICHILPSTYRDQCENVIEKFGKTVLDAILSYATPQTICSLIHLCKGQDVPIDPCTLTTYRCRDIKTAVKCGTLFYCQKFAWKP; translated from the exons ATGGCTTTGGTCAAGTTCGCACTTCTTCTTGCTATTGGTCTCCAGGGCTGTG CTCTGACTTcaacattaaatacaaatgatttGCTGAGTGTTCCAGATGCCCTGAGAGTA ACTCACAATGGGGATGTCTGTCAGGACTGCACCAAAATATTTGAACTTCTTGCTGACCTGATTTCCAATGCAGACTTCCAG AAAAAGGTCATGAATGGCATTGAAATTCTGTGCAATCACATTCCTGGACCAGCTGGTAAAATTTGTAAAGATGAAGTGGAGAAGATGTTTCCATTGGCCATCACCTTCATTACTGGTGTTGTA AAGCCCGCAGAGGTCTGCAAAATCCTTGGACTCTGTGGTTCCTGTGATGAGCAGGAGAGGATGCTCCAATATTTTGTCAATAAAGCACTTCAGGCTGCTgtgacaaatgaaaat GTGCAGCCCACAAGCCAGTGCTCCTTCTGCATTTTTCTTGTTAAGGCTTTGGAAGACTTGCTGCCTATAGAAAGGACTGAG AGTGCTGTGACCAAGCTGCTGGAGGAAATTTGCCACATTTTGCCTTCCACCTACCGGGATCAATGTGAGAATGTCATTGAAAAGTTTGGGAAGACAGTGCTGGATGCAATCCTGAGCTATGCCACCCCTCAAACCATCTGCAGTCTCATCCACCTGTGCAAAGGGCAGGACGTTCCCATTG ACCCATGCACTTTGACAACGTACCGGTGCAGAGACATTAAGACTGCTGTCAAATGTGGA ACTCTGTTCTACTGTCAGAAATTTGCATGGAAGCCATAA